The following proteins come from a genomic window of Elusimicrobiota bacterium:
- a CDS encoding zinc ribbon domain-containing protein: protein MISRCPSCGAPAPDEARQCRACGWDFVANKKGDKKPEPPKKAEGFSLPPARGGAAEAPASGLGMAKLPKVEPAGSAAPGAPDENPFALPVARNLGPKPGEGLFAPPPPAPEAKLPEAKPIPKPEADDEPAPLLPPTKPKRAPEPEPEVEENVEEAPPPPPKKKEPPKKDPPREIERPKKPEPAPEPAADEEEAEDEPSAALFLPSSTKEIVVEPAAKRAKAPAGKEAAAAAGKGAAAAADAEDKPKTGRPSAVYLAALAGGVLGLFSVGAIYMMIRSEPPVAARPTGSSPFGKRAAGDSTMTPVFEDDSSGSTGAAPPPSSPAPAAPSDAPPPTSLPAPALSRPVEPPSPGASSPAPVYAPAPAPVPAPVAPPPAAAPPPAAPPRATATFPQIARPKPAAPPAAKPKPAPPAPKKPAGPQWVFEGTVYDLLTTRGAYGVRLVFVDAEDNEVASAETGDDGRYRATMKAGPAEGYQLRILHDDYSGKHIDELDSTSSVRKADLEQRKFLMQAGARSLPWIGVVGKPVRRDMALVPKVSAE from the coding sequence ATGATCTCTCGTTGCCCAAGCTGCGGCGCCCCAGCCCCCGACGAAGCCCGGCAGTGCCGGGCCTGCGGATGGGATTTCGTCGCCAACAAGAAAGGCGACAAGAAGCCCGAGCCTCCGAAGAAGGCGGAGGGCTTCTCCCTGCCGCCCGCGCGCGGCGGCGCCGCCGAGGCTCCCGCCTCCGGCCTGGGCATGGCGAAGCTCCCCAAGGTCGAGCCCGCGGGCTCCGCCGCGCCCGGGGCCCCAGACGAGAACCCGTTCGCCCTGCCCGTGGCGAGGAACCTCGGGCCGAAGCCCGGCGAGGGCCTGTTCGCCCCTCCTCCTCCCGCGCCCGAGGCGAAGCTGCCGGAGGCGAAGCCGATACCGAAGCCGGAGGCGGACGACGAGCCCGCGCCCCTGCTGCCGCCGACGAAGCCGAAGCGCGCTCCCGAGCCGGAGCCCGAGGTCGAGGAGAACGTCGAAGAGGCGCCTCCGCCTCCGCCGAAGAAGAAGGAGCCTCCTAAAAAGGACCCGCCCCGCGAGATCGAACGCCCGAAGAAGCCCGAGCCCGCTCCGGAGCCGGCCGCCGACGAGGAGGAGGCCGAGGACGAGCCCTCCGCCGCCCTCTTCCTCCCCAGCTCGACGAAGGAGATCGTCGTCGAGCCTGCCGCGAAGCGCGCCAAGGCGCCCGCCGGGAAGGAGGCCGCGGCGGCCGCCGGGAAGGGGGCCGCGGCGGCCGCCGACGCCGAGGACAAGCCCAAGACGGGGCGGCCGTCGGCCGTCTATCTCGCCGCGCTGGCCGGGGGCGTCCTCGGCCTGTTCAGCGTAGGCGCCATCTACATGATGATCCGCTCCGAGCCGCCGGTCGCCGCGAGGCCGACGGGCTCGTCTCCGTTCGGCAAGCGCGCCGCGGGGGACTCGACGATGACGCCGGTCTTCGAAGACGACTCCTCCGGCTCGACCGGCGCCGCTCCTCCCCCTTCTTCTCCCGCGCCGGCCGCGCCGAGCGACGCTCCTCCGCCCACGAGCCTTCCCGCGCCCGCTCTGAGCCGTCCCGTCGAGCCGCCGAGCCCCGGCGCCTCCTCCCCGGCGCCCGTCTACGCGCCCGCTCCGGCGCCCGTCCCCGCTCCGGTCGCGCCGCCGCCAGCCGCGGCGCCGCCGCCGGCCGCGCCGCCTCGCGCGACGGCGACCTTCCCTCAGATCGCGCGTCCCAAGCCCGCGGCGCCGCCCGCCGCCAAGCCCAAGCCCGCGCCGCCCGCGCCGAAGAAGCCCGCGGGGCCGCAGTGGGTGTTCGAGGGCACCGTCTACGACCTGCTCACGACGCGGGGCGCCTACGGCGTGCGCCTCGTGTTCGTCGACGCCGAGGACAACGAGGTCGCGTCGGCGGAGACCGGCGACGACGGCCGCTACCGCGCGACGATGAAGGCCGGCCCGGCGGAGGGCTACCAGCTCCGCATCCTGCACGACGACTACTCGGGCAAGCACATCGACGAGCTCGATTCGACGAGCTCGGTGCGCAAGGCCGACCTCGAGCAGCGCAAGTTCCTGATGCAGGCCGGGGCGCGCAGCCTCCCCTGGATCGGCGTCGTCGGCAAGCCCGTGCGCCGCGACATGGCGCTGGTCCCGAAAGTCTCCGCGGAATGA
- a CDS encoding undecaprenyl-diphosphate phosphatase, with product MTYSQSALLGAIQGVTEFLPVSSSAHLALAPRFFSFTDPGLTFDVGLHLGTLLAVLLYYRDIWSRMLLGAARDPRGEEGRKLGLIALATLPAVVAGLLFEKAAEDAFRDPRRIGLCLIAFSGVMAWSERRAKQTLDWRDAGARGLLLVGAAQALAVMPGVSRSGATISAALLLGLKAPQAAELSFLMATPIVAGAAVLKLRHLGLADVDGVFLLGIAVSAATGLAAVGAFIRFLPRGGFKPYVVYRVALGLAALFLAR from the coding sequence ATGACCTACTCCCAGTCCGCGCTGCTCGGCGCGATCCAGGGCGTGACCGAGTTCCTCCCCGTTTCGAGCTCCGCGCATCTAGCGCTCGCCCCGCGCTTCTTCTCCTTCACGGATCCGGGGCTGACGTTCGACGTCGGCCTCCACCTCGGGACTTTGCTCGCGGTGCTGCTCTACTACCGGGACATCTGGAGCCGGATGCTGCTCGGCGCCGCTCGCGACCCCCGGGGCGAGGAGGGCCGCAAGCTGGGGCTGATCGCGCTGGCCACTCTCCCCGCCGTCGTCGCGGGGCTGCTCTTCGAGAAGGCCGCCGAGGACGCGTTCCGCGACCCGCGGCGCATCGGCCTATGCCTCATCGCGTTCAGCGGGGTGATGGCGTGGTCCGAGCGGAGGGCGAAGCAGACACTGGACTGGCGCGACGCCGGCGCGCGCGGCCTCCTCCTCGTCGGCGCGGCCCAAGCCCTGGCCGTGATGCCCGGCGTGTCGCGCTCGGGCGCTACGATCAGCGCGGCCCTGCTCCTAGGCCTCAAGGCGCCTCAGGCCGCCGAGCTGTCCTTCCTGATGGCCACGCCGATCGTCGCCGGCGCGGCGGTCCTGAAGCTGCGCCACCTCGGCCTCGCCGACGTCGACGGGGTCTTCCTGCTCGGGATCGCGGTGTCGGCGGCGACCGGCTTGGCCGCCGTCGGGGCCTTCATCCGCTTCCTGCCGCGCGGCGGGTTCAAGCCTTACGTCGTCTACCGCGTGGCGCTGGGCCTGGCCGCGCTTTTCCTGGCGCGCTGA
- a CDS encoding N-acetylmuramoyl-L-alanine amidase: MRADLLLALLLAAPALRAGDLGSEVTFGSRQGARFSVYAGFGPQIVYDSGLSDPLPDAWDTVLIQGEMPDPAIRFSASRPSGPAGWIELTVRRFPDGRFWAKGRFPRGAGAVRLRALDDGAVSDHQVTVYSAEAFAEGPDAPSLPSLPSRGPMDPGATPPLVHGRAEWRAAPPTHPLSPDPLPWRITLHHTDGRYTKSLDESLDETRFIQDFHQNGRKWSDIAYHFVVDPLGNVIEARPLETLGAHTLNNNEGNVGIVLLGLYHAPRNDKPTAAQLAAVGEVGRFLVKRFGIDPASLKGHRNYKQTDCPGDLAYERLAELRGAFAGPQRARKSAARPSATR, encoded by the coding sequence TTGCGGGCTGACCTCCTGCTGGCGCTGCTGCTCGCGGCGCCGGCCCTCCGGGCGGGGGACCTCGGCTCCGAGGTGACCTTCGGGAGCCGGCAAGGCGCCCGATTCTCGGTATACGCCGGGTTCGGCCCGCAGATCGTCTACGACAGCGGCCTCAGCGACCCCCTCCCCGACGCCTGGGACACCGTGCTGATCCAGGGAGAGATGCCCGATCCGGCCATCCGCTTCTCGGCCTCGCGCCCGAGCGGCCCGGCCGGCTGGATCGAGCTCACGGTGCGCCGCTTCCCCGACGGGCGCTTCTGGGCCAAGGGACGCTTCCCGCGGGGCGCCGGCGCGGTCCGCCTGCGCGCGCTCGACGACGGGGCCGTGTCCGACCACCAGGTCACGGTCTACTCCGCCGAGGCGTTCGCCGAAGGCCCCGACGCCCCGTCCCTGCCCTCCTTGCCTTCGCGCGGCCCGATGGACCCCGGCGCGACGCCGCCGCTGGTGCACGGGCGCGCCGAGTGGCGGGCGGCGCCGCCGACCCATCCGCTCTCGCCCGACCCCCTGCCGTGGCGGATCACCTTGCACCACACCGACGGGCGCTACACGAAGAGCCTCGACGAGAGCCTCGACGAGACCCGCTTCATCCAGGACTTCCATCAGAACGGCCGGAAGTGGAGCGACATCGCCTATCACTTCGTCGTGGATCCCCTCGGGAACGTCATTGAGGCGCGCCCGCTGGAGACGCTCGGCGCGCACACGCTCAACAACAACGAGGGCAACGTCGGGATCGTCCTGCTGGGCCTGTACCACGCGCCCAGGAACGACAAGCCGACCGCGGCCCAGCTCGCGGCCGTGGGAGAGGTCGGACGGTTCCTCGTGAAGCGCTTCGGGATCGATCCGGCCTCGCTGAAGGGCCACCGCAACTACAAGCAGACGGATTGCCCCGGAGACCTCGCCTACGAGCGGCTCGCCGAGCTGCGCGGGGCCTTCGCCGGGCCTCAGCGCGCCAGGAAAAGCGCGGCCAGGCCCAGCGCCACGCGGTAG
- a CDS encoding aminopeptidase P family protein, whose amino-acid sequence MNHYRALRRRLAARLKGQGLVHLQGGKPVPRNFDVEYAFRQNSDFLYATGVEEPGCHLVLDGARETLLVPRVDAHHRVWEGHVPGPAEAKRLFGVDRVMYADELKKVLKGRRPVPPAKLRDALDELRAVKTEGELRLMRRANDVSGKAHVAVMKATRPGLREYELQAAFDSACVKAGLKHLAYPSIVAAGVNSAVLHYRKNNAPLKSGDLLLIDAGAELSGYAADITRTYPINGKFTRRQRDVYSVVLETQKKCIEKARPGVNSAELHLYSMRVIAEGLKSLGLLRGETDGLVENGAVRLFYPHGLTHMLGLDVHDVTGGKKRVLPNPTKIPVRFVAKLEPGFVITMEPGVYFIDALLKDPALRAKHKQSVDFAKADSFLDFGGIRIEDDIVIREGGVENLTRVPKEIEAVEAALAG is encoded by the coding sequence ATGAACCATTATCGCGCGCTCCGCCGCCGCCTCGCCGCCCGCCTCAAGGGCCAGGGCCTCGTGCATCTCCAGGGCGGCAAGCCCGTGCCGCGGAACTTCGACGTCGAGTACGCGTTCCGCCAGAACTCCGATTTCCTGTACGCCACCGGCGTCGAGGAGCCCGGCTGCCACCTCGTGCTCGACGGCGCGCGCGAGACCTTGCTCGTGCCGCGCGTCGACGCCCACCACCGCGTCTGGGAAGGCCACGTGCCGGGGCCCGCCGAGGCGAAGAGGCTGTTCGGCGTGGACCGCGTCATGTACGCCGACGAGCTCAAGAAGGTCCTGAAGGGCCGCCGCCCCGTCCCGCCCGCCAAGCTGCGCGACGCGCTCGACGAGCTGCGCGCCGTCAAGACCGAGGGCGAGCTCCGGCTGATGCGCCGCGCCAACGACGTCAGCGGCAAGGCCCACGTCGCCGTGATGAAGGCGACGCGCCCCGGCCTGCGCGAGTACGAGCTGCAGGCCGCGTTCGACTCGGCGTGCGTGAAGGCGGGGCTCAAGCATCTCGCCTATCCCTCGATCGTCGCCGCCGGCGTCAACAGCGCGGTGCTGCATTACCGCAAGAACAACGCGCCGCTGAAGTCGGGGGACCTTCTCCTCATCGACGCGGGCGCCGAGCTCTCCGGCTACGCGGCGGACATCACCCGCACCTACCCGATCAACGGGAAGTTCACGCGCCGCCAGCGCGACGTGTACTCGGTGGTGCTCGAGACGCAGAAGAAGTGCATCGAGAAGGCCCGGCCCGGCGTCAACTCGGCCGAGCTGCACCTGTACTCGATGCGCGTCATCGCCGAGGGCCTCAAGTCGCTCGGGCTCCTGCGCGGCGAGACGGACGGCCTGGTCGAGAACGGCGCGGTGCGCCTGTTCTACCCGCACGGCCTGACCCACATGCTCGGCCTCGACGTGCACGACGTCACCGGCGGAAAGAAGCGCGTCCTGCCCAACCCGACCAAGATCCCGGTCCGCTTCGTCGCGAAGCTCGAGCCCGGCTTCGTCATCACGATGGAGCCCGGAGTCTACTTCATCGACGCCCTGCTCAAGGACCCGGCGCTTCGCGCCAAGCACAAGCAGTCCGTCGATTTCGCGAAAGCCGACTCGTTCCTCGATTTCGGCGGCATCCGCATCGAGGACGACATCGTCATCCGGGAAGGAGGCGTCGAGAACCTGACCCGCGTCCCCAAGGAGATCGAAGCCGTCGAGGCGGCCCTTGCGGGCTGA
- a CDS encoding mechanosensitive ion channel produces the protein MKSQPIIALTLCAVLASPGAAQVRVAAGMSRGPVGISMVPSLGGMSSPMTPSLNGAVFLSPALSLSAAPVPSLNAVAAPISVLSAAAIQPLVPAAAANMAVPKAVAPLALDGMKPLAQPRSESPSVSAVEIRSDSEAFWSGSAAKKDLDDSVPVVVPAAKSPSFLARGAAALAPAAALPALPHWASAAVPYAEGAAVLAGAYGLTRLSRWAITKLAARFGWEQNTVVLARFITNVVVWTSGVGVGLAALGVSGTALLATFGAGGTAMALAVTLAVRDVAGNLFHGVHFLLSRPFTVGDKVTIGKTTGVVHDLTLRYLVLKDENGGFILFTYNSIAAAAVKLYGEYQTKEIRLKLGKPAFPRGLLRALRDAASPTLWKPILFSALAIAALSFFPLLPVALKGTSLSWLASVLPYLKAAVVAFLTASVSRSIKAAVERLAVRYEWTRPVTTVLKLGAAVLTWVIGGSFLLNAAGVSWAWVAGTLSLSTVLVSIAVNDYVSAVFQGAIVLALKPFQVGDRVKIGEHEGTVVDIDLKYVVLKLDGESYMLIPHSVVKDSALSVPREYGQRRK, from the coding sequence ATGAAATCCCAGCCGATCATCGCGTTGACGCTTTGCGCCGTTCTGGCCTCCCCCGGCGCGGCCCAGGTCCGCGTCGCGGCGGGGATGTCTCGCGGTCCCGTCGGGATATCGATGGTGCCTTCGCTTGGAGGCATGTCTTCGCCGATGACGCCCTCGCTCAACGGCGCCGTGTTTCTTTCTCCCGCGCTTTCTCTTTCCGCCGCGCCCGTTCCGTCGTTGAACGCCGTTGCCGCCCCCATCTCCGTTCTCTCCGCGGCGGCGATCCAGCCGCTCGTCCCCGCGGCCGCCGCGAATATGGCCGTCCCGAAAGCCGTTGCGCCGCTCGCGCTCGACGGCATGAAGCCCTTAGCGCAGCCGCGCAGCGAGTCCCCCTCCGTTTCCGCCGTTGAGATCCGGTCCGACAGCGAGGCGTTCTGGTCCGGCTCCGCGGCCAAAAAGGACCTGGATGATTCCGTCCCCGTCGTCGTCCCCGCCGCGAAGTCCCCGTCCTTCCTCGCCCGCGGCGCCGCCGCCCTGGCCCCCGCCGCCGCCCTGCCCGCCTTGCCCCACTGGGCCTCCGCCGCCGTCCCTTACGCGGAGGGCGCCGCCGTCCTCGCCGGCGCCTACGGCCTGACCCGCCTCTCCCGCTGGGCCATCACCAAGCTCGCGGCCCGCTTCGGCTGGGAGCAGAACACCGTCGTCCTCGCCCGCTTCATCACCAACGTCGTGGTCTGGACCTCCGGCGTCGGCGTCGGCCTGGCCGCTCTCGGCGTCTCCGGGACGGCCCTGCTCGCCACCTTCGGCGCCGGCGGCACGGCGATGGCGCTCGCGGTCACCCTCGCGGTGCGCGACGTGGCCGGCAACCTGTTCCACGGCGTGCACTTCCTGCTCTCCCGTCCTTTCACCGTCGGCGACAAGGTGACGATCGGCAAGACGACGGGCGTCGTCCACGACCTCACCTTGCGCTACCTGGTCCTCAAGGACGAGAACGGCGGCTTCATCCTCTTCACCTACAACAGCATCGCCGCCGCCGCCGTGAAGCTGTACGGCGAGTACCAGACGAAGGAGATCCGCCTCAAGCTCGGCAAGCCCGCCTTCCCGCGCGGCCTGCTGCGCGCGCTGCGCGACGCGGCCTCGCCCACGCTCTGGAAGCCGATCTTGTTCTCCGCCCTCGCGATCGCCGCCTTGTCCTTCTTCCCCCTTCTCCCCGTGGCGCTCAAGGGCACCTCGCTGTCGTGGCTGGCGAGCGTCCTTCCATACCTGAAGGCGGCCGTCGTCGCCTTCCTCACGGCCTCGGTCTCCCGCTCGATCAAGGCCGCCGTCGAGCGCCTCGCCGTCCGCTACGAGTGGACCCGCCCCGTGACGACCGTGCTCAAGCTCGGCGCCGCGGTGCTCACCTGGGTCATCGGCGGCTCCTTCCTGCTCAACGCCGCCGGCGTCTCGTGGGCCTGGGTCGCCGGCACGCTCTCCCTGTCGACCGTGCTGGTCTCGATCGCCGTCAACGACTACGTCAGCGCGGTGTTCCAGGGCGCCATCGTCCTGGCGCTGAAGCCCTTCCAGGTCGGCGACCGCGTCAAGATCGGCGAGCACGAGGGAACGGTCGTCGACATCGACTTGAAGTACGTCGTGCTGAAGCTCGACGGCGAAAGCTACATGCTCATCCCCCACTCCGTGGTCAAGGACTCCGCGCTCTCCGTCCCGCGCGAGTACGGCCAGCGACGGAAATAG
- the typA gene encoding translational GTPase TypA — MTSPRREDVRNIAIIAHVDHGKTTLVDALLKASGEFNVKADAAQEQVLDSNDLERERGITILAKNTSIHYEDKTINIVDTPGHADFGSEVERILKMVDGALLIVDAVEGPMPQTRFVLRKALALGLHPIVVINKMDRPHIRPQEALNKVFDLFIDLGATEPQMDFAVVYAAGKMGWSSHDQTTPGTDMKPLLDTIIKSVPGPQVDPSKPLQMLVTMLDYSSYLGKIGIGRMQNGKIAKNENVVLIKGEDGKLIPGKVTMLQMYQGLKRKDVDSAQAGDIVAIAGLETINVGDTVSDVANPIALPPLEIDEPTLSMEFNVNNSPFSGREGKLVTSRHLRERLLKEQQINVGLKIEQLPGEGHFQVSGRGELHLSILIETMRREGFELAVSRPQVIFREINGVMSEPMENLVIDAPQQYQGAIIEALGRRLGQLQNMAPEGASRVRLEYSISSRGLMGFKTELMAMTKGTGMMHHSFNGYGKKGNEPPPRVNGVLVSMAQGTTTGYALSGLQERSDFFLGPGVEVYEGMIVGTNSRSSDMMVNPTKAKAMSNMRSKATDDAVQLEPPKILSLEQALEFIDDDELLEVTPSSIRLRKKVLNGSLRKRAEEKAA, encoded by the coding sequence ATGACCTCACCCCGCAGAGAAGACGTCCGCAACATCGCCATCATCGCCCACGTCGACCATGGCAAGACCACCCTCGTCGACGCCCTCCTCAAGGCGTCCGGCGAGTTCAACGTGAAGGCCGACGCCGCCCAGGAGCAGGTCCTCGACTCCAACGACCTCGAGCGCGAGCGCGGCATCACCATTCTGGCGAAGAACACGTCGATCCACTACGAAGACAAGACGATCAACATCGTGGACACCCCCGGCCACGCCGACTTCGGCTCGGAAGTGGAGCGCATCCTCAAGATGGTCGACGGCGCGCTGCTGATCGTCGACGCGGTCGAGGGCCCGATGCCCCAGACCCGCTTCGTGCTGCGCAAGGCGCTGGCCCTCGGCCTGCACCCCATCGTCGTCATCAACAAGATGGACCGCCCCCACATCCGCCCCCAAGAGGCGCTCAACAAGGTGTTCGACCTCTTCATCGACCTCGGCGCGACCGAGCCGCAGATGGACTTCGCGGTCGTCTACGCCGCCGGCAAGATGGGCTGGTCCAGCCACGACCAGACCACCCCGGGCACGGACATGAAGCCCCTGCTTGACACCATCATCAAGTCGGTCCCCGGCCCGCAGGTCGACCCGAGCAAGCCGCTCCAGATGCTCGTGACCATGCTCGATTACAGCTCCTACCTGGGCAAGATCGGCATCGGCCGCATGCAGAACGGCAAGATCGCCAAGAACGAGAACGTCGTCCTCATCAAGGGCGAGGACGGCAAGCTCATCCCCGGCAAGGTCACCATGCTCCAGATGTACCAGGGTCTCAAGCGCAAGGACGTCGACAGCGCTCAGGCCGGCGACATCGTCGCCATCGCGGGGCTGGAGACGATCAACGTCGGGGACACCGTCTCCGACGTGGCCAACCCGATCGCGCTGCCTCCCCTCGAGATCGACGAGCCGACCTTGTCGATGGAGTTCAACGTCAACAACAGCCCCTTCTCGGGCCGGGAGGGAAAGCTCGTCACCTCCCGTCACCTGCGGGAGCGGCTCCTCAAGGAGCAGCAGATCAACGTCGGACTCAAGATCGAGCAGCTTCCCGGCGAAGGCCACTTCCAGGTCTCCGGCCGCGGCGAGCTTCACCTGTCGATCCTCATCGAGACGATGCGCCGCGAGGGCTTCGAGCTCGCGGTGTCCCGCCCGCAGGTGATCTTCCGCGAGATCAACGGCGTGATGAGCGAGCCGATGGAGAACCTCGTCATCGACGCGCCCCAGCAGTACCAGGGCGCGATCATCGAGGCCCTCGGCCGCCGCCTGGGCCAGCTGCAGAACATGGCTCCCGAGGGCGCGTCCCGCGTGCGCCTCGAGTACTCGATCTCCTCGCGAGGCCTCATGGGCTTCAAGACCGAGCTGATGGCCATGACGAAGGGCACGGGCATGATGCACCACTCCTTCAACGGCTACGGCAAGAAGGGCAACGAGCCGCCGCCCCGCGTCAACGGCGTCCTCGTCTCCATGGCCCAGGGCACCACGACGGGCTACGCCCTCTCCGGCCTGCAGGAACGCTCGGACTTCTTCCTGGGACCCGGCGTCGAGGTCTACGAAGGCATGATCGTCGGCACCAACTCCCGCTCGTCGGACATGATGGTCAACCCGACCAAGGCGAAGGCGATGTCGAACATGCGCTCCAAGGCGACGGACGACGCCGTCCAGCTCGAGCCGCCGAAGATCCTCAGCCTCGAGCAGGCGCTGGAGTTCATCGACGACGACGAGCTGCTCGAGGTCACGCCCTCGAGCATCCGCCTGCGCAAGAAGGTCCTCAACGGCTCGCTGCGCAAGCGCGCGGAGGAGAAAGCCGCTTAA
- a CDS encoding PorV/PorQ family protein — MTRSLLIVLASFSVAGLARAAGGPGTTAVPVLQIPMSARAAGMGTSFTAVASDASALFYNPAGLARLNAHELDFSFATGQGETSIQNLAYAGPTPFTGVSGNGYTSAGANLLYSKSGTIEVNRLNANGSLGSSESVSAGSDLVLSGAYAERVGMTPLELRDASYQIDHFLGVGGKFVRSTIVTQTGSAFAADLGYLVHSPEAGWSFGASALNVGGKIKYSEEKEPLPATLRGGFAWQGGVPSVHNVIASVDGDYLLDEREWHANMGLEYFWVKTYGARLGYQIHRDDAGLTMGFGLRWKGRILLDYAWGLGKSLSDQHRVTVSYRFGGVPPSQRGRQRRPFIESIPERDQLRGIEDRQPEFNEPAPRPRAVPRERNTGVPGWIY; from the coding sequence ATGACGAGGAGCCTCCTCATCGTCCTGGCGTCTTTCTCCGTCGCGGGCCTCGCCCGCGCCGCCGGGGGGCCGGGCACGACCGCCGTTCCGGTGCTGCAGATCCCGATGTCCGCCCGGGCCGCCGGCATGGGGACCTCGTTCACGGCCGTCGCGAGCGACGCCTCCGCCCTGTTCTACAATCCCGCGGGCCTGGCTCGCCTCAACGCCCACGAGCTCGACTTCAGCTTCGCCACGGGGCAGGGCGAGACCTCGATCCAGAACCTCGCCTACGCGGGCCCGACGCCCTTCACCGGCGTCTCGGGCAACGGCTACACGAGCGCCGGCGCCAACCTGCTCTACTCGAAGAGCGGCACGATCGAGGTCAACCGCCTCAACGCCAACGGCTCCCTGGGCTCCTCGGAGAGCGTCAGCGCCGGCTCCGACCTCGTGCTGTCCGGCGCCTACGCCGAGCGCGTCGGCATGACGCCGCTCGAGCTGCGCGACGCCTCCTATCAGATCGACCACTTCCTGGGCGTGGGGGGCAAATTCGTCCGCTCGACCATCGTCACCCAGACCGGCAGCGCCTTCGCGGCGGACCTGGGCTATCTCGTGCACTCGCCGGAGGCCGGCTGGAGCTTCGGCGCCTCGGCGCTCAACGTCGGCGGGAAGATCAAGTATTCCGAGGAGAAGGAGCCCCTGCCCGCGACGCTCCGCGGCGGCTTCGCCTGGCAGGGCGGCGTGCCGTCGGTCCACAACGTGATCGCCTCGGTGGACGGCGACTACCTGCTCGACGAGCGCGAGTGGCACGCGAACATGGGCCTCGAGTACTTCTGGGTGAAGACCTACGGCGCGCGCCTCGGCTACCAGATCCACCGCGACGACGCCGGCCTGACCATGGGCTTCGGCCTGCGCTGGAAGGGCCGGATCCTGCTCGACTACGCCTGGGGCCTCGGCAAGTCCCTCAGCGACCAGCACCGCGTCACCGTCTCCTACCGCTTCGGCGGCGTGCCGCCGTCCCAGCGCGGGCGTCAGCGCCGGCCGTTCATCGAGTCCATCCCCGAGCGCGACCAGCTGCGCGGCATCGAGGACCGGCAGCCGGAGTTCAACGAGCCCGCGCCCCGTCCGCGCGCGGTCCCGCGCGAGCGCAACACCGGCGTCCCGGGCTGGATCTACTAG
- a CDS encoding HEAT repeat domain-containing protein produces MLLLAAGPAFLAISAQAAKPAVSKSTAAARAELGREAVAMLSSSGADPDPEVRAVVAAAWGDLKNRAAIPFLKRALTDANADVRIAAAASLYRLGEVDGLTNLIDETKTAGGAPPTTPAQELRRMARDAARARAVLKLGEVAGSNARAALDSAHKDPEGEVRDAAAVALARLGTPGASAPFLSAVADADEAVRASAARSLGLIGREGRGILAKLAATDVSVSVRAEACAALGVFSDPGDVPVLAAALGDKSGRVRLAAVRALARRHAADSTAALKSFLDKAPAPEFALTAQAGLAERGEDVELGLADLTLGQDDPELKSLAVRVLSAARRAEALDLLAKAMRGDPSRRIQVEAAAGVIVRLRRVESPR; encoded by the coding sequence ATGCTGCTCCTCGCCGCCGGCCCGGCGTTCCTCGCCATTTCCGCCCAGGCGGCCAAGCCCGCCGTCTCGAAATCCACCGCCGCCGCGCGCGCGGAGCTGGGGCGGGAGGCCGTCGCGATGCTGTCCTCGTCGGGAGCCGACCCCGACCCCGAGGTGCGCGCCGTCGTCGCCGCCGCGTGGGGGGACCTGAAGAACCGCGCGGCGATCCCGTTCCTCAAGCGCGCGCTGACCGACGCCAACGCCGACGTGAGGATCGCGGCCGCCGCGAGCCTGTACCGCCTGGGCGAGGTGGACGGCCTGACGAACCTCATCGACGAGACGAAGACCGCCGGCGGCGCGCCCCCGACCACGCCCGCGCAGGAGCTGCGGCGCATGGCGCGCGACGCGGCCCGCGCCCGGGCCGTGCTCAAGCTCGGGGAGGTCGCCGGGAGCAACGCCCGCGCCGCCCTCGACTCCGCCCACAAGGACCCCGAGGGCGAGGTGCGCGACGCGGCCGCCGTCGCCCTGGCCCGCCTCGGCACGCCCGGCGCCTCGGCGCCCTTCCTGAGCGCCGTCGCCGACGCCGACGAGGCCGTGCGCGCCTCCGCGGCCCGCTCGCTGGGGCTGATCGGCCGCGAGGGACGGGGCATCCTCGCGAAGCTCGCCGCGACGGACGTGTCGGTCTCCGTGCGCGCCGAGGCGTGCGCCGCGCTCGGCGTGTTCTCCGACCCCGGCGACGTCCCCGTCCTCGCCGCGGCCCTCGGAGACAAGAGCGGGCGGGTCAGGCTCGCGGCCGTCCGCGCGCTCGCGCGGCGCCACGCCGCGGACTCGACCGCCGCGCTGAAGTCCTTCCTCGACAAGGCCCCCGCCCCGGAGTTCGCCCTCACCGCCCAGGCCGGCCTGGCGGAGCGGGGGGAGGACGTCGAGCTCGGCCTCGCCGACCTGACCCTCGGGCAGGACGATCCCGAGCTCAAATCGCTCGCCGTGCGGGTGCTGTCCGCCGCGCGCCGGGCCGAGGCCCTCGACCTCCTCGCCAAGGCCATGCGCGGCGACCCCTCGCGCCGCATCCAGGTCGAGGCCGCCGCCGGCGTCATCGTCCGCCTGCGGCGAGTCGAGAGCCCGCGATGA